A window of Hordeum vulgare subsp. vulgare chromosome 5H, MorexV3_pseudomolecules_assembly, whole genome shotgun sequence genomic DNA:
ctgaggcataggttccagtcccatccttttcgtgagatgaagaaggtcgcatacctttagccgcttccttagaggaattggcctccgaatcggtgatggtgggtttaaccactaacgccggttcgggtggacttttaaatccctcaattaactctttaagcatggtcttgacttcgttcgtcaaggacgtcttgagggcggccatagccgtattcaagtcgtcccttgtgaccgaagtcaagtccatggcctcgggttgcccatgggtaatcccctcttcgccttccatactcttcgggtggtgaaacccttaataaagagatgtggctctgataccaattgaaaggatcgatatggttgactagaggggggtgaataggcaacgaccactttttaaataatcttagcaagttagggtaaacaacatgcgggttcacaaatataacaacaatggggtgaaccgtaatgaagctaacaacgagagctactaagacaagtaagagatagacaacaacataagcattcacaaaggaaaggttagagataaccacaagtggaaccaatgaagacgaggatgtgttaccgaagttccttccctttgataggaagtacgtctccgttggagcggtgtggaggcacaatgctcccaaataagccactaaggacatcgtattctcctcacgccctcgcacgatgcaaggtaccgtgattccactataggtgcccttgaaggcggcgaccgaacctttacaaacgaggttggggcaaactccacacaaagcttggaggctcccaacaagaccacgaagcttcaccacaatggaatgtggcttcgaggtgacctcaaccgtctaggatgctcaaacacccaagagtaacaatatccgcaagggattggtgggggaatcaacttttctcttggtggaagtgtagatctaagccttctcaaccaatccctaaagaatcaacaagattgattggctagggagagagatcggacacttttgagcttagggagcaacaatggagcttgggaggataagagatagggttccacagctagaagaaccccttatatagtgggggggaatccaaccgttttgccactcacagcccgtgcctggcggtactaccgctggatgcagcggtactaccgctagcactccagtggtactaccgttggctgcagcggtactaccgctgggcccatggtagtgcataagcactaccgggacaaccaccaccaagaaagtcttcgcaaaaaggtccgtccaagtacaaccgctaggaaggcggtactaagctcctggagcggtactaccgctgaccaggggcggtactaccgccagctagcggtactaccgctagcactccagcggtactaccgctgagggaccatttgcaaagaagagagaaacacaaggcgggagccactccaaagttgccggcaaggggcaaaggaggtgaagtgtgcgcgtgcaggattgattccacccaaaccttttcactacggttcccctcttaatagtacggctttcctatgactcaaataaagagaatcgtagagtacaccgtgcttctgtaccatgaaagagggggcgagtcgtcttgtgtcgttgacgtgtgttatctgaaatcttaacacacacggttagtcctttgcggtactgtcatcaatcaccaaaattacttaagcataaactatgccctaacaggagtgagtaattccttcgtaggctcgctggtcagtgaggagttggatgagattcatcatgtaatcgagttagttttgttagggcttgatccctagtatacatcatgttctgagattgatgttgctatgactttgccatgcttaatgcttgtcactttgggcctgggtgtcatgatttcagatctgaaccatttatgttaTCATCATTATATCTATAttctagatccgatcttgtaAGGTATAGTCACCTTTTACGTGTTATGATCCATAAACCCACGAGTGACAGTATTCGGGATACTTTCCgatgatgaccgtagtttgaggagttcatgtattcactagtgctaatgctttgtttcggttctctattaaaaggaggcattaatatcccttagtttcttaTGGACTTCACTGCCACGGGAGGATAGGACAAAATATGGTATacaagttctttccataagcatgtatgactatttacgaaatacgggcctacattatatttatgaacttAAGCTAGTTTTGCATCGCCCTAGGTTATGACTGTcatatgatgaatatcatccaacgaatccaccgatccaatgcctacgaatttCCTACATACTGTTCttactaagttactattgttgatgctactgttacaactgctacaaaatcaTTGCTATCATTGTTACCGTTACTGCTACTATCATCactactatcaaaactatcatattacggtGCTGCTGATAACTTTGCTGCAGATTTTCAATCTCCGGGTGTGGATGAAatgacaactcagttgctaatacttgcaaatattctttggcttcccttgtgccgaatctataaatttaggttgaatactctaccctcgaaaactgttgcgatcccctatacttgtgcgttATTATGGGGGCACGGTCACTTGTTTTGACCCAATGTAGTGTTTACTAAGTTGGGCTTGGTTGACGATCAATTTAATACCATTTAGCACCCGTGTGGCCCTGGGCTATTTGCACGCTTAAATTCGTCGTACTGCACCTATTTGGTTGAACAACGTCGCATACTTTCCAATTCGCATCaacgtcgcacaggagctattggcCCCTTCGTGTTTCTATCCATTTCGACCGCGCCTCAACTGTTTATTGCAGGTAGAGTCTATGTAGCTAGCCAAGCTTGACCGGAAGGGCGAGGGAAGCAGAAGGTGGCGAGGCGTGGTGCGTGTATGTATAGGCTGCTTTGCTTTGCTGTAGTATAATGAACTTGCCTGCATGTCCATTTTTTTAAACACAGTACAACTCATATAAACGTGCATGCATTCACTTCTATGAACGCATACACGCATATCTTATCTCTATGAGCACCTCAGAGAGATTGAGCCGGCATATCATCTTGATATTTACGAAGTCATCGTAAGTGCCTCGTCGTCGACGAAAACGTCCCCTTCCACTGAATGTGCATCGTCGAAATTTTCGAAATAAATTTAGGAAAATAATACGAGCATCAGGATTTAAACCCTGATGAACTGAGGCTGTCACTGTCATGACCATCCAACCACATGTTGATTCGCCTGCCTGCCCCTGTTTGTTACCAACTAATGACCCCTATAGCCAAGACCAAAACCGTCTTCTCACATCGTTACCAACTAACAACATACACGGAAGTGTCACATATGAAGAAATCATCAAGCCAAAAGGAACATAAGAACAGTTGAGTATTTATATACAATAAAATGATACATAGAGCATACAATAATATGTTTTATTTTGTGGACATATTGTTTGTGTTGAAGTTAGGCATTTTCAATCATTTGCTATTATTTATGCGATCAATGAATTTTCAGCAACTTAGTAGATATAGTTCAATCCGATGTACATATATGTAAAAAAAAAGTCTATGAATTAAACAAAAACATATTTCGGTAATCATGTTAAGAGAATGTTTTGTTCGGAAAACATGTAAACAATTCAAATTTTTCTTGAAAATTCAAACCTCTACATGCACTCTATTGGTTTATTATTTTTGGTATATGGTCTAAAACATATAAAAATTAGCATGAGGTCGTGTTTTGACCTCATAAGAGTGTGTTCAAATTTAGACTACAACTTTTCTAAAAAAAGTATGCACAAACATGCATTCatcattatatatttatttatatatatttaTTAATATTCATTTGTTCTCACATGTCAATATAATGTCCTATCCACATTGGTGCTTGGTGTCACTGTTCATTGTACACCCCCGTCTAGTTGCGATCTTATCCGGCCTAGTAGTAGCCATAAGCAGGAGTCCATTCCGAGTGAGAGTTGTGGTTATTTCCCAGGCCCAAGCCCGGCCCAAAGTACACAACGGGCGGAAAATACGATCATGAGCCCGGTCTGAACACAAAGCCCTACCTGGTTCAGGTTTTTCGGGCCGTGGAGTCGGCCAAGAGGAAGGACCGGAGGCACGCGCGGGATGCAAGGGGCGAGGCAGCTGCCGTCACCGCTATCGCCGCCGCCGCGTAGCAAGAAGACACCAATGCCTGGGTGAAGGCGACAACGAGGGAAGCCTTGTTGTACCTAGGGGTAAACCCTAGCCAGCACGGGCTTGTCGCCGTTGTTATCGCGGTCACGGCCAGCACGGGCTTGTCAGCATATCCTCGGATGATGCTGCCGGAGTCACCGCACGCGGCCGATTCCCGGCTTCCACGTCTAAACGTAAGGCGGCTGCTTCTCCAGGGAATGCTTGCCGAAGGTGAGcatcgtggcccccctccacatcGGTGCCGGTGACCATCGACCTCAATGCCACGCCGGTGGCAGGCGAGTCATCGTTCGGAGGCATGAGAAAACGGCATGGTGCCGGCATGTACTCTTGGGCGTTGGCATAAAGGCCTTTTTAATTAAAATGTGCGGACATAAATGGGTCGCCCGCGTTAGGCGCACGACCAACCAAAAAATAAAAACGGATGGACGCGGAGCGGGCCACCGACCCAAAAGGACAAAATCATTGTCCGTTTGGATCGACCGGTTGGAGTGCACGTCCTATCATATAAAAATATTATATAAGTATCAAATACAATGTGTGTTTCCACCTACCGTCAGCCTATTTGGTGATAGGGATGCATCGCGCAAACGTGCATAAATTTCCTACCGTTAGGACCTCGACGATAGGATGTTATACCCTACCATCATGGACCTCGAcggtaaaaaaaaaaaaaaagatcaGATCTTAATTTTTTTATAAACTAGGGTAAGATCTCCATCAACTTTTataaaaggatcaaaacacaaaaaTTTGCTACAACTAGATGAGATGGATCAACGTGGTAAAAAGAGTTGTGGCTGTACGTCTGTTGAGTCTTTCAGTCTTGTCTGGTCTAGAGCTAACAGTTAATAAAGAGAGCAAAGCAAGAAAGAGAGATTTTATGACGGCACTTGAGCCTCGGGCAGTGACTGCACAACCTCAAACCCCCTCTTTCACCGTCCATTGATTCATCGCCAACACCTCCACACACAGAATACGTACATGAGCCAAGGTGCTCTTTTGGTTCCGTGCACACATGCTCTTTGATAAAcagtaaaatacaaaaaaaaaaagTTAATATTTCAAAAGAAAAAATCTGAATTTCTGTCACAAACTTTGATGAatgttttaaaaaaaagaaaaaccaatGCTCCAAACGTCATTTCAAAGAATTAACTCTTCTTTACCCACACCTCCAATGTCCTTTCATGACAAAATATGTATGCAATTGAAACATTCATCAATAATTATCACGAGAAATTTCAGCTTCTTAAAAAGAAATACTactactttttatttattttactgttcataTGGAGTATGGGCAAAAAACAGCACTACTATGATGAACAGTAAACTGAAAAAAAATGCATAGCCATTAAAATGCTTGCTCAAGTATGTGTAAAATTCCATATTGAAATTACATTCCACAAAGTATAAACGAAAAAAACAAAAGCAGATCTTTAAAATTTTCTTTGAGCTGAACTTTTTGTCTAGAGCTCCTTGAATGACATTTGCTCATTTGTTGATGCAATTTTGCACAATCCTAGGGAACCAGGACAATAAAACTAACAATTACCCATAAAATTATCCAACAGCGAACACACTTTCAGCACAAGCCCACGAATATTCACCAAGACAATAATAAACTCATCACCACATCAACAATGGATCCAACTGATGATAtatatcaatccaagttgattaagCCTTGGGGATAAAGAGTGTAAACACACGCATCAATGTACATCAAAGAGTGTCTACAGAAGGGATCCTATCTATCAAAGAGATGAGCTCCTTCCATAACTACCCCCTCTTGAAAAGAAATATAAGATTGTTCGTTCTtgatcttatatttctttacacacTACATAACTCCCAACATATATAAGATAGCAAAACAAGAAAGCTCAAAAGATTCAgaaaaaacatatttcacataaCAAGAGTAACAAGCACTAGGAGGATGGATTATAAGGTTTCCTACCAGCCCAGACCGAATTCAGTCAATTGATACATCATAATACAGTCATCAAATCTATAGACTAAACTAACAATTAAGGATCAACATCCATACTATATCATGCTCAGCACACGCACAAAATGTTTCACCGAGCACTTAAAACACATCCATCTAACCATCCACACAGCCCGCAAAATGCTCCAGGCCTGCCGAGCAAATCTTGCGGCAAAATTGAGTCCACGCCTCCCTATCATCAACTAGCACAAATCTTGGAATCGCCGAACCAGAAATAAAATTACAGCAGGCACCCTCCTTTCACCACAACCACCCTGGAAGAAAACTCTGGCTCCGGGACATGGAGGCCTCTGGAGGCCTAATCAAACATCAAACTGGATTAGCAATGCAGAATCACAGAGCACTATGAGTCTACCATCTCGTCTTGCAATTCGCTAGGGGCAATCAGCCCTGGGATGGCAAGCATCCGTtgcctttccttttctctttgtacCGCAGCCTCTTCCGCATACAGATCCTTGTTATCCTAAATAACCAATCCACAAGAGAACTTTTGTTAACAAAGCATCATAGGTTTCCAGAAAGGTCGGTTTTATGTATGAACATTTTCTTGATTATTCCATGAGGTTAGTTTTCATCAATCTTATGACGGCATAGCAAAATTTACCTGGGCTGAGAACTCCTTTGATTGCACCAGGAAGTCCCTAATATGGTTTTTGAAGCTTGGGAGGTCATGTCTCGAACCAAGGAGCCCAtcaacaaacttggtcacctgcgcAACAAAATTTGCAAGGTTCATGATGGCAGCAAGTCAATGACAGGATAACTGTATTAGGATGATCATACCTCAGCTACCGTCATGTTAGGAAATGATGCCCCAAGAAGTTTGATTGTGTAGTCCCGTACAAACAAGGCATTAGATGGATATGATACCGTGGATGCATCCCATAGAGGTTCAGTTAGGCTGTCAACCTACATATAATATGAAACCTAATTAAACAGACGCACACATATAAACACTAGGTGTCATGATATTAATCATGCGCAAAAAACATACCACGCAAAACAAGTGTTGAAGCACCAAAACATGAAGTTTGAATCCAGGTTTATGAAATGAATCTGTGAGAACTGCAAAAATCTCCTGCTCTATATTCAAAAAATATGTCTTGTAGAACTGATTCGTGAATTCTGAAGCCTGCGAGGCAACCGTATCAAAGAGTTAGCTTCCAAAGAATTACATACAACAAAGAAAGGATGGACCACGTGTTCTTGCCTGAAAATTCTTCAGAATTTCCAACAATAGACTAAGGCCGGTCTCGGCAATGTTTCTCTCTGTATGTCTAAATGCCCAGTTAATCGAATCAATCACAAGCTTCAATTGCTGAAACAAACAGTCCAATAATCAAATTAATGAGAAGGAAAGTGGGTTGCAGTACTAATAGATAACATCAACAGGGCTAATATTAGTAATTAAAAAATTCACAAACCTGGCTGGAAAGCTGAATTAAAGCTTTGAAGCAATGAGTGCCGATAGCACGAAGTAAAGAGAAAAACTTGAGGCGGTGCTCAGGATAAtcttcaaagtttttagtaatcaTCTGGCCAGACCAAACAATCAGTGAAATCTCGAAGTGTAACTGAGTATGAACAGTAAAAACTAAAGTTGTAATTCCTACCTCAAGGGTACACTGGAAAACAGCCTCGAATATACGAGGCACATCATCAAGCATTTCAGCTTTGTACCTTCAATATAAATACAAAGATTAGAAATGATGTACAATAACAGCAGAGTATTAAGTATTAATAATATAAACAACTGAATATGAAACCTAGATGACTGACAGAAGAATCCTCCTACAAGCTACCATCCACTAATTAGAGAACATTTTACTTCCCCGGCTAGAGAAAAAAAATGGGTATCAAATTCAAGACAATACTTGTTTATAATTGTTGCAAACAGGGACAGGACTTCAGATTCCCTTGCATCAGGCACATTTCTTGCATAATCACCAAGAATAGGATCCATCATTGGAGGAACAAACTGCTTCCCAAGGTGTGGTAGGTCTTCAGCTTTGTCCACAAAAGTCTCAATCAATTTCAATGTTTCCCTCTTGATAGATCTGTTTTAAGTATCATATCGTTATTCAGTAAGACAGACAAATGAAAACAGAAGGATAGATATCAACAATTAATTATACCTCAAGAGTTTTACAAATGACGACTTTGAGGCATAAGGCCCCCCTTCAGCAATAGTGCTTGATACAAGCTCGCTGTACATTCTGATATAAATATAACACAAAGAAAGATGCATTAGATTGTGAGATATTGCTCGTAACATTGCAAAACCTCAAACTATTACAACGAAATGGGGAGGCACATTTTGGACTAATATACAAGCAAAATTTCGACTAAGGCTAAACCAGCACAATATTTTGACTAGATTGACTTGCCCCGGCGTAAAATTATCATGTACTCCCTCacgaaacgctcttatattactgTACAGAGAGAGTACTAGACTGCCCAAGTTTACAGGAGCGGGTGACACCAGGCAGGACCAGTCCAATGGAAGAAGTTCTCCTTACTTCTCCAGGCCTAGCTCAAAACTTCAGAAGATGCTAACCAGCACCCTAATACTATAAAACATGTGTGGGATGCTAAAGAAAATACCTGTAAACTGTCAGCATGTCGAGGAAGATCAGTGAAATTTGTGGGAAAAAGTGTGGTCCAAGCGAAGTCGCAACACTTGTGTTTGTCTGCAATTGCAAATAGCAAAATCATGTTAGTACCAAGGAGCAATTGCAAACATGATAACAAGGAAACCCAAAATCCAAACACCATTATCACCTTTAGCAACACACTACTAGTAGCATATTTGTGAGGATGTCACTAAGAACAGCATACCATACTAGTGCTAATTCAGTCTCTATACAGGCTGGTTGGTAAAAACGTCAACTAAAAGCACTACAGTTTTCTAGGATGAAGAACACTCTAAACTAGCTAACCTATGAGGAGTTCAGATATCAAGTGTGTTTATGGTCCATTTGGAAAGTCCAGGTAACTATTCTGTGCTTTACATAATTTTGTTTGCCTTGGCTAGCAACAAACCAAGGTTCGGGAGACTAAAGTTTTGGAGGAATGACATACAACTATGTTTGGTCGTCTAACAAATATCATTTCTTGAAGTATACAACCACAATCTTATAGTGAATTCACATAATAAAGTAAAGAACTTCAAAACACCATATAAACAGCCAACATCATTGCAGTTTACACTTAAAACCACAATGATCAAATACAGCCTCGATTATTACCTGCAAGATGTTAAGAACAGATCTGATAACATCTTGGTTCTTGAGGATATCAATGCTTTGGCCTGCCTGTCCAattatttctgcccatttctgtcAAATCAAATCACAAGATAAACATTGTAAATACTATCCTTAAGGGAAAGCATGAAGAAAGCAAAAATTCATGCTAGAACCAAACCTGATTAGGAAGGCTCATCAATCTCTTCAGGTATTCGTCCCTCTTAGTATTGTCAGATTCAGCTTGAATCATGTGACCGACCTGAACAGTGAGAACAAAGGCACAAATAATATCAGATTCGGCTTGAATCATGTGGCTGGGATGAACAGTGAGCAAAAAAAGGTACAAATGATAGTACGAGTAACAGCCTATCTTGGCTCAATTTGTTCAACATACCGATTCATAAAAGGTATGAATCTGATGTGGCTCTAGATCAAGAATTGTCGTAGCAAGGTTGGTAAGCAGTTCGGAAACAAATGGTTCGTTCTCTCCCACCTGGAAAACAGCAGGAAATTAAAAAAATGGGCACATGACTGGTGAGTATCGTATAGTATAAATGTGATGATATGTGTGTCTAAATTCAGTTACCGACATGCGTTTGAGTAATACATAATTAGAAACAAATCAGAAGTCATCAATTAACATACAGAATTGAAGACAAAGGCAATGTGATTTAATGAATCTACCTGTTGTGTCACAAACTTGCGCTTGCATTTCTGAACAATTTTCAGGAACGTATCACATGCCATATCCTGCAACAAACATTGTGTCGCGTACATTACATACAGTAGGATAGGAAATGTAAAAGTTGAAGAGGTACTTAAAACTTGTGTGTAAATGCAGAGCAAAGCACAACTATGCACAGCAACAAAACAGAAGCAGCGGACTGTAGGTTACCACAAATATATAATAATATATGTGTTCCACACTAGAAGAATTTTCCCATTCCAACTGAAGAAACTACATGTAAATGCATCACTGACCTGAACCCCAGGATGCATCTCATGCATGAACTCAAATAATTTGTTGACTACTGTCTTCAGAAACTTCCAATGAGCCCTGAGAAATCTCGGGTACTGACCAACCACATACCTATTAATGCAACAGTTGGATCAGCAAAGATATTCTTTTGATAATTCCAAACATGAGAGAATTGGAGCAAATGCGTACATGATGTTACTCGCAATAACAGCTTTGTTGTCTTTGCCCTTCGTGATTTCACAGAGATTTAGCAAATCACGAATAACCATCACCAAGAATCTGTTCTCCTGCAATAATAGATCCAGAGGAACCATTTAGGATTTACTGTTAAGTAAAGCTAGTAAAGTGCGAGTCCTCCACAAGCATTTACCGGAACAAAATGACTGAGGATAATAAAAAGTGTACAAACCTGTTCCTCCACCATAGAACCAGATATTGATCCAATAGCCCAGCATAGAGTATTGAGGTTATTCCAACTCCAATCTTCTCCATTCAATTGCTTAGTCAATTTCTTCAACATCTGGAACAACAAAAGAAGTGTCAGAGTTGTGGCCTAAATTCAAAAGGGCAGTAAATAGAAAACATAAGCATGGCAACACATGCATAAACAAAATAGATATTTGCTCCCTACATACACAGACTGAACAGTCTCCGATGAATAATCATGTCCATTGTCATTAATTGTATTAGTGTTTTGGCTAGATCTTTATGTCATTTCAACACAAAGAGAAAGGCTTGCACTTGGACCACATACTACAGACCAGCTCACAGTAGTGTATACTATGTGTTGCATAATTTCTGAAACTATAATGAAATAATCCTGACAACATGAATAGCTTACCTGTTGCTCTGTATCCTCATGATCAAGATGGGACAAGTAAATCAGCGTTTCCCTCATAATCTAGTAAGAATTAAAAAAAGAAGTGTCACATCAGTTTTATCAACCTTATATTGGAGAAGGTCACCTCATAAAGCACCACAGCAGCATCGCAATTTGTTACCAACCTTATATTGGACAAGGACATCATTATCCTTCATTGTTTCCCGTACAATATTGCCATTTTCATCTTCCACAATCAATACCTCCTCCGGCTTTGCCATCCGACAAATCATCAACATTCGTAACTTTGATAGTGGACTTGCATAAAgctgcctcctttggtgaacagCTGTACCAGTACCGTCAACTCCAGGAATCATCTGGGCCTACAAGTTAAGCATTGATGTGACCAGAAGGATTTATATCTTGATTACGAAAAGAGGAGTTCACAACACAAGAAACAGACATAGAACAAAATGCAGCACGTGGATGGAAATATATCACAAGAACATAAGAAAATATCAGCTCTGTACGGAATAACAAGACGTTTTTGATATTTTAATATGGACTGCATACAGACTAAAAGgagtgaacaaacacactaaaacgTGTCTATATTACATTCGGTTTAGAAAAAAGTTGGAACACCTTATAATTCAAAATGGAGTAAGTTTCATGATAGTTTTTTGACAAAATGCTTAAATTAGAAAGCTGGATATATCACGTGGACAGCTTTCCCATTGATAACAGAAACAAATCAAAAGCACCTGAAGCCCAATGATGCttacagctggtattgcaggctcCATTTGATTGTGTGCTTCAAAAAGTTCCAACACAAATACATTCCAGTAATCCAAACACACCTGCAATTAACCATAATGAGATTTTACACCATGTGAATGTAGATCCATGCTAAATCAGGTCTAAATTTATTACCTTAAAAACTTCGGTGTCATCAACATATGATATTCCAATGAGGTACTCGAGACCAACAAGTAATGCAGCTCTATTTTCTGCAGATGCCTCCAGTATACGTATATGATTCTGCACGGACCAGAAAGAAAGAGATTACAACAAAACAATGTAT
This region includes:
- the LOC123395221 gene encoding protein EXPORTIN 1A-like isoform X1 translates to MAEKLRDLSQPIDVPVLDATVAAFYGTGSKEERSAADLILRDLQNNPDMWLQVVHILQHSQNLNTKFFALQVLESVIKYRWNALPVEQRDGIKNYISDVIVQLSSNEVSFRQERLYVNKLNIILVQVLKHEWPARWTSFIPDLVAAAKSSETICENCMAILKLLSEEIFDFSRGEMTQQKIKELKSSLNSEFRLIHELCLYVLSATQSSELIRATLATLHAFLSWIPVGFIFESPLLETLLKFFPMAAYRNLTLQCLTEVAALHFGDFYNMQYVKMYTFFMLQLQAILPPATIPNAYANGSNEEQAFIQNLALFFTAFFKNHIRILEASAENRAALLVGLEYLIGISYVDDTEVFKVCLDYWNVFVLELFEAHNQMEPAIPAVSIIGLQAQMIPGVDGTGTAVHQRRQLYASPLSKLRMLMICRMAKPEEVLIVEDENGNIVRETMKDNDVLVQYKIMRETLIYLSHLDHEDTEQQMLKKLTKQLNGEDWSWNNLNTLCWAIGSISGSMVEEQENRFLVMVIRDLLNLCEITKGKDNKAVIASNIMYVVGQYPRFLRAHWKFLKTVVNKLFEFMHEMHPGVQDMACDTFLKIVQKCKRKFVTQQVGENEPFVSELLTNLATTILDLEPHQIHTFYESVGHMIQAESDNTKRDEYLKRLMSLPNQKWAEIIGQAGQSIDILKNQDVIRSVLNILQTNTSVATSLGPHFFPQISLIFLDMLTVYRMYSELVSSTIAEGGPYASKSSFVKLLRSIKRETLKLIETFVDKAEDLPHLGKQFVPPMMDPILGDYARNVPDARESEVLSLFATIINKYKAEMLDDVPRIFEAVFQCTLEMITKNFEDYPEHRLKFFSLLRAIGTHCFKALIQLSSQQLKLVIDSINWAFRHTERNIAETGLSLLLEILKNFQASEFTNQFYKTYFLNIEQEIFAVLTDSFHKPGFKLHVLVLQHLFCVVDSLTEPLWDASTVSYPSNALFVRDYTIKLLGASFPNMTVAEVTKFVDGLLGSRHDLPSFKNHIRDFLVQSKEFSAQDNKDLYAEEAAVQREKERQRMLAIPGLIAPSELQDEMVDS
- the LOC123395221 gene encoding protein EXPORTIN 1A-like isoform X2, whose translation is MAEKLRDLSQPIDVPVLDATVAAFYGTGSKEERSAADLILRDLQNNPDMWLQVVHILQHSQNLNTKFFALQVLESVIKYRWNALPVEQRDGIKNYISDVIVQLSSNEVSFRQERLYVNKLNIILVQVLKHEWPARWTSFIPDLVAAAKSSETICENCMAILKLLSEEIFDFSRGEMTQQKIKELKSSLNSEFRLIHELCLYVLSATQSSELIRATLATLHAFLSWIPVGFIFESPLLETLLKFFPMAAYRNLTLQCLTEVAALHFGDFYNMQYVKMYTFFMLQLQAILPPATIPNAYANGSNEEQAFIQNLALFFTAFFKNHIRILEASAENRAALLVGLEYLIGISYVDDTEVFKVCLDYWNVFVLELFEAHNQMEPAIPAAQMIPGVDGTGTAVHQRRQLYASPLSKLRMLMICRMAKPEEVLIVEDENGNIVRETMKDNDVLVQYKIMRETLIYLSHLDHEDTEQQMLKKLTKQLNGEDWSWNNLNTLCWAIGSISGSMVEEQENRFLVMVIRDLLNLCEITKGKDNKAVIASNIMYVVGQYPRFLRAHWKFLKTVVNKLFEFMHEMHPGVQDMACDTFLKIVQKCKRKFVTQQVGENEPFVSELLTNLATTILDLEPHQIHTFYESVGHMIQAESDNTKRDEYLKRLMSLPNQKWAEIIGQAGQSIDILKNQDVIRSVLNILQTNTSVATSLGPHFFPQISLIFLDMLTVYRMYSELVSSTIAEGGPYASKSSFVKLLRSIKRETLKLIETFVDKAEDLPHLGKQFVPPMMDPILGDYARNVPDARESEVLSLFATIINKYKAEMLDDVPRIFEAVFQCTLEMITKNFEDYPEHRLKFFSLLRAIGTHCFKALIQLSSQQLKLVIDSINWAFRHTERNIAETGLSLLLEILKNFQASEFTNQFYKTYFLNIEQEIFAVLTDSFHKPGFKLHVLVLQHLFCVVDSLTEPLWDASTVSYPSNALFVRDYTIKLLGASFPNMTVAEVTKFVDGLLGSRHDLPSFKNHIRDFLVQSKEFSAQDNKDLYAEEAAVQREKERQRMLAIPGLIAPSELQDEMVDS